A region of Vigna radiata var. radiata cultivar VC1973A chromosome 6, Vradiata_ver6, whole genome shotgun sequence DNA encodes the following proteins:
- the LOC106763580 gene encoding uncharacterized protein LOC106763580: MVKITEVPDDRLDSNQANFKSLESQIGQLSKRIENTEKHQFRASTEVNPKEECKVVIIGEKKKAEDDLVNKGNSENRDKEMVGVEKRKESQEIEEASEFNVSGGKEEMRVENSHDGRFREILNQVTMVPEVNPQSPPYVERINVNLEEETELTDEEEDVTVQPLKRDHPFKVKDPGCVTLSCALNDFDVEAMIDSGSNINMMPTNFLTKIRGIVLKPSDLTVMMADGSVRIPMGMVEDVIV, encoded by the exons atgGTCAAGATAACTGAAGTGCCGGATGACAGA TTAGATAGCAATCAAGCAAACTTTAAATCATTGGAGTCACAAATTGGCCAGCTGTCGAAAAGGATTGAAAACACCGAGAAGCACCAATTCCGGGCTAGCACTGAggttaaccccaaagaagaatgcaaagttgttataaTCGGGGAAAAGAAGAAGGCTGAGGATGATCTAGTCAATAAGGGGAACAGTGAGAACAGAGACAAAGAGATGGTAGGTGTAGAGAAAAGAAAGGAGAGCCAGGAAATAGAAGAGGCTAGTGAGTTCAACGTTAGTGGAGGTAAAGAAGAGATGCGAGTTGAAAACAGTCATGATGGGAGATTTAGAGAGATTTTAAATCAAGTGACTATGGTACCTGAAGTAAATCCGCAAAGCCCTCCTTATGTTGAAAGAATCAATGTCAATCTTGAAGAAGAGACTGAACTCACTGATGAAGAGGAGGATGTTACTGTTCAACCTTTAAAGAGGGATCATCCATTTAAGGTAAAAGATCCCGGATGTGTAACATTATCATGCGccctgaatgattttgatgtagaAGCCATGATAGACTCGGGATCTaacattaatatgatgcccacaAATTTTCTGACAAAAATAAGAGGGATTGTGTTGAAACCGTCTGATCTCACTGTGATGATGGCCGATGGTTCAGTAAGAATACCAatgggaatggtggaagatgttatTGTATGA
- the LOC106764284 gene encoding uncharacterized protein LOC106764284 isoform X1, producing MGSEKKKLREDEPKTPPKLSLLTIYRGSMLPDLPTPPPRTAVSVPFEWEEAPGRPRPCHGGSRPKGNENVARTLELPPRLVLLEGKGSSPTTVLDGPYVARAMSFTTSCRPSKDTWNANFASNRWRALKKNEPEEGSFDFSSSTVEGTGKVKITRVRRKGSFSSLSHRSSHVWVSICETFKQVVPWKRRKEKQGKWMAKFDSV from the exons ATGGGCTCAGAGAAGAAGAAGCTCCGCGAAGACGAACCAAAAACACCACCCAAGCTCTCTCTACTAACAATTTATCGGGGGAGCATGCTCCCGGATTTGCCTACTCCCCCACCACGGACGGCGGTGTCTGTTCCGTTCGAGTGGGAGGAGGCGCCGGGGAGGCCTAGGCCCTGCCACGGCGGATCCAGACCCAAGGGTAATGAGAACGTGGCTAGAACCTTGGAACTGCCTCCGAGGTTGGTTTTGTTGGAGGGCAAGGGTTCGTCGCCGACGACCGTGCTGGACGGACCTTATGTTGCACGCGCCATGTCTTTTACGACGTCGTGTAGGCCCTCGAAGGACACGTGGAATGCCAATTTCGCGTCTAACAGGTGGAGAGCGTTGAAGAAAAACGAGCCAGAGGAGGGTAGTTTTGACTTTTCAAGTTCAACTGTGGAGGGAACTGGTAAGGTGAAGATCACAAGGGTTAGAAGAAAAGGAAGCTTTTCGAGTCTTTCCCACCGAAGTTCACACGTGTGG GTAAGCATTTGTGAAACCTTTAAGCAAGTGGTACCCTGGAAGCGCAGGAAAGAAAAGCAGGGAAAGTGGATGGCCAAATTTGACAGCGTTTGA
- the LOC106764284 gene encoding uncharacterized protein LOC106764284 isoform X2 → MGSEKKKLREDEPKTPPKLSLLTIYRGSMLPDLPTPPPRTAVSVPFEWEEAPGRPRPCHGGSRPKGNENVARTLELPPRLVLLEGKGSSPTTVLDGPYVARAMSFTTSCRPSKDTWNANFASNRWRALKKNEPEEGSFDFSSSTVEGTGKVKITRVRRKGSFSSLSHRSSHVWVCKHL, encoded by the exons ATGGGCTCAGAGAAGAAGAAGCTCCGCGAAGACGAACCAAAAACACCACCCAAGCTCTCTCTACTAACAATTTATCGGGGGAGCATGCTCCCGGATTTGCCTACTCCCCCACCACGGACGGCGGTGTCTGTTCCGTTCGAGTGGGAGGAGGCGCCGGGGAGGCCTAGGCCCTGCCACGGCGGATCCAGACCCAAGGGTAATGAGAACGTGGCTAGAACCTTGGAACTGCCTCCGAGGTTGGTTTTGTTGGAGGGCAAGGGTTCGTCGCCGACGACCGTGCTGGACGGACCTTATGTTGCACGCGCCATGTCTTTTACGACGTCGTGTAGGCCCTCGAAGGACACGTGGAATGCCAATTTCGCGTCTAACAGGTGGAGAGCGTTGAAGAAAAACGAGCCAGAGGAGGGTAGTTTTGACTTTTCAAGTTCAACTGTGGAGGGAACTGGTAAGGTGAAGATCACAAGGGTTAGAAGAAAAGGAAGCTTTTCGAGTCTTTCCCACCGAAGTTCACACGTGTGGGTAT GTAAGCATTTGTGA